One genomic region from Gossypium hirsutum isolate 1008001.06 chromosome D13, Gossypium_hirsutum_v2.1, whole genome shotgun sequence encodes:
- the LOC121225100 gene encoding uncharacterized protein, translating into MGDTMEPLVDDGTKKFTRSISHAKDELQSFRTYLKWMCVDQSNIWTTCLSWFLFIFLGLVVPSVSHFWLACSTCDAKHARPYDSVVQLSLSSVSALSFVCLTRFVKTYGLKRFLFFDKLYVESEAVRKGYTGQLNRSLKIVAVFVLPCFIAETAYKVWWYASGASQIPFLGIVWLSDTVACITELCSWLYRTSVFFLVCVLFHLICNLQVLRLRDFAQVFQLILMLVIFEPGSRIISHRYRAFIICCLILITGSQFTSLLITTKATSALNFFKAGELALCSITLLTGLCILLRSATKITHKAQAITCLAAKWHACATLDSLNANEDDMPRSPSVIQSRQPFPHVGTDGESDDGDDVGDEDDIDNNKIIPSYAYSTLSFQKRQALVTYFENNRAGITIYGFVLDRSTLHTIFGLELSLVLWLLGKTIVSL; encoded by the exons ATGGGAGACACCATGGAACCTTTGGTGGATGATGGGACTAAGAAGTTCACAAGAAGCATATCTCATGCAAAAGATGAGTTACAAAGCTTTAGAACATACCTAAAATGGATGTGTGTTGATCAATCAAACATTTGGACAACTTGTTTGTCTTGGTTTTTGTTCATATTTTTGGGGCTTGTTGTCCCATCTGTGTCTCATTTTTGGTTGGCTTGTTCCACTTGTGATGCTAAACATGCAAGGCCTTATGATTCGGTGGTTCAGCTGTCTTTGAGCAGTGTTTCAGCTTTGTCTTTTGTTTGTTTGACGAGGTTTGTCAAGACATATGGTTTGAAACGGTTCTTGTTTTTTGATAAGCTTTATGTTGAAAGTGAAGCTGTCAGGAAAGGATACACTGGTCAGCTCAAT AGATCACTGAAAATTGTAGCAGTCTTTGTTCTTCCATGTTTCATAGCTGAGACTGCATACAAAGTATGGTGGTATGCCTCAGGTGCTTCACAAATTCCTTTCCTAGGCATTGTCTGGCTCAGTGACACGGTTGCCTGCATTACGGAGCTGTGCTCATGGCTTTACCGGACGAGTGTCTTCTTCCTTGTGTGTGTTCTTTTCCACCTTATTTGCAATCTCCAGGTTCTCCGACTCCGCGACTTTGCTCAGGTTTTCCAATTGATTCTGATGTTGGTCATCTTCGAACCTGGTAGTAGGATCATCAGCCATCGATATCGCGCGTTTATAATATGTTGCCTGATCTTGATCACTGGCAGCCAATTCACTTCTTTGCTTATCACTACAAAGGCTACTTCTGCACTGAATTTTTTTAAAGCTGGAGAACTTGCT TTGTGTTCTATAACTCTCCTCACTGGACTCTGTATATTATTACGAAGTGCAACGAAAATAACTCACAAAGCACAAGCTATTACATGCCTAGCGGCAAAGTGGCATGCTTGTGCAACATTAGATTCACTCAATGCGAACGAAGATGATATGCCGAGGAGTCCGTCTGTCATTCAGAGCCGTCAACCTTTCCCTCATGTGGGTACGGATGGTGAATCGGACGATGGAGATGACGTTGGTGATGAAGATGACATAGACAACAACAAGATAATCCCGTCTTATGCTTATAGTACCCTTTCATTCCAAAAGAGACAAGCTCTAG TGACTTATTTTGAGAACAATCGAGCTGGGATAACAATCTATGGGTTCGTACTAGATAGGAGCACACTCCACACCATTTTTGGCCTTGAGTTATCGCTTGTTTTATGGTTGCTTGGAAAGACCATTGTTAGCCTTTAA
- the LOC107919193 gene encoding pentatricopeptide repeat-containing protein At3g24000, mitochondrial, giving the protein MLIQSLVFRCLSTRKNRLVIEFPRRLLFASFQFVSSFTAHVATEEINPSLKVPLLKEKTKLEGSKRLKLYSKILHDCASKGSLSSAKAVHGKIIKNGIDPDLHLWNSLVNAYAKRGVFGYACKVLDRMPERDVVSWAALFSGLVNEGYGYDVLDLYCSMKKDGVLPNGHCLVTALKACSLSLDLFFGTLLHGEGVKVGVLLDVFVGSSLVDLYAKCGQMELAERVFLFMDKKNVVSWNALLNGYALKGDAGKILNLFQGMTESELRCSKFTLSNVLKSCTYLVNLTWGLIAHSLVIKTGCEHDEFVGCCLLDMYSKCGLAEDTLKVFKRIQEPNIVAWSAMIDCLDEQGQIQEAAELFSLMRCKGVSPNQHTFASIAGVAANLGDRLYCEGVHACIFKHGFESEIILSNALIAMYMKIRSVQNGWRVFKEMSSWNSASWNSLLSGSQNGKTCDRGPSIFHKMLAEGFKPDICTFTSILRSCSNLLNIKFGHQVHAHIIKNGLKDNNLVGTSLIDLYAKNGFLADAELLFTQLIERDLFSWTALIAGYAQSDCSEKTIKCFNHMQRQGVTPNNFTLATCLSSCSNMAMLENGQLLHSMAIKAGNSGDVFVSSSIVDMYANCGCIEEAEAAFQGMVSTDTVSWNTMLFGYLQHRQGLKVLETFRMMLDKGLEPDEVTFIAVLSACSYMGFVNEGKEYFDSLTNVFGIVPTIKHCACMIDILGRAGKFNEVESFIKDMKVTSNPLIWETVLGTCRMHGNDKLGESAAEKLFELNPGIASHYILLANIFAAKGRWEDVRRVRALMTHCGVKKEPGCSWVMVNGQVHIFRSTDGFHPKHGEIYIKLKELVEKSILAGYVPKTDHILNDVSDDEKLEQLFHHNERLALAFALISINPVKTIRIFKNLHICEDCHDFMKLVSGVIKQEIVVRDANCFHHFKSGICSCQDYC; this is encoded by the coding sequence atgcTTATTCAATCACTTGTTTTTCGATGTTTGTCCACAAGAAAAAACCGTCTTGTCATTGAATTCCCCAGGAGGTTGCTTTTTGCCTCATTTCAGTTCGTTTCTTCTTTTACTGCCCATGTTGCCACAGAAGAGATAAACCCATCTTTAAAAGTCccacttttaaaagaaaaaacaaagctTGAAGGATCTAAAAGGTTAAAGCTTTACTCTAAGATTCTACATGATTGTGCATCAAAAGGGTCTTTGAGTTCAGCCAAAGCTGTTCATGGGAAGATAATAAAAAATGGGATTGACCCTGATTTGCATTTATGGAACTCTTTAGTGAATGCTTATGCAAAACGTGGGGTCTTTGGATATGCTTGTAAAGTGCTCGATAGAATGCCTGAAAGAGATGTTGTGTCTTGGGCCGCTCTGTTCTCTGGTTTGGTTAATGAAGGTTATGGATATGATGTGTTGGATTTGTATTGTTCTATGAAGAAAGATGGGGTTCTGCCAAATGGGCATTGCTTAGTGACCGCTTTGAAAGCTTGTTCTTTGAGTTTGGATTTGTTTTTTGGTACATTGTTGCATGGGGAAGGTGTTAAAGTTGGAGTTTTGTTGGATGTTTTTGTTGGATCCTCTCTTGTTGATCTTTATGCGAAATGTGGTCAGATGGAACTGGCAGAGAGAGTATTTCTGTTCATGGATAAAAAGAATGTTGTATCATGGAATGCATTGCTTAATGGATATGCTCTAAAGGGCGATGCAGGAAAGattttgaatttgtttcaagggATGACGGAATCTGAATTGAGGTGTAGTAAGTTTACTTTGTCAAATGTGCTCAAAAGTTGTACGTACCTGGTAAACTTAACATGGGGCTTGATTGCACATTCTTTGGTGATTAAGACCGGGTGTGAGCATGATGAATTTGTTGGTTGTTGCCTTCTTGATATGTACTCAAAATGTGGACTGGCTGAGGATACTCTTAAGGTTTTTAAAAGGATTCAAGAACCCAACATAGTAGCCTGGAGTGCAATGATTGACTGCCTTGATGAGCAAGGCCAGATTCAAGAGGCAGCTGAGTTGTTTTCTCTAATGAGATGCAAAGGGGTAAGCCCCAATCAGCATACTTTTGCCTCTATTGCTGGTGTAGCTGCTAATTTGGGTGATCGGTTATATTGTGAAGGCGTTCATGCTTGTATATTTAAACATGGATTTGAATCTGAAATCATTTTGAGCAATGCACTTATTGCAATGTATATGAAAATCAGGTCAGTCCAAAATGGTTGGCGGGTGTTTAAGGAAATGAGTTCTTGGAATTCagcttcatggaattctcttctTTCTGGATCTCAGAATGGTAAAACTTGTGATCGAGGACCAAGTATCTTTCACAAGATGCTTGCTGAAGGTTTTAAGCCTGATATCTGTACATTTACTAGCATTTTAAGATCTTGTTCCaatcttttaaatataaaatttggacATCAAGTGCATGCCCATATAATAAAGAATGGCCTAAAGGATAATAATTTAGTGGGAACATCTCTTATTGACTTGTATGCGAAAAATGGATTCTTGGCGGATGCAGAGCTACTTTTTACTCAATTGATTGAGAGGGATCTTTTTTCATGGACTGCATTAATTGCTGGTTATGCTCAAAGTGATTGTTCAGAGAAGACTATCAAGTGCTTCAATCATATGCAGAGGCAAGGTGTCACGCCCAATAATTTCACTCTTGCTACCTGTTTGAGTAGTTGCTCCAATATGGCGATGTTGGAAAACGGGCAGCTGCTTCATTCAATGGCAATTAAGGCTGGGAATTCAGGTGATGTGTTTGTATCTTCTTCAATTGTAGATATGTATGCTAACTGTGGATGCATAGAAGAAGCTGAAGCTGCTTTCCAGGGCATGGTGTCAACAGATACTGTATCATGGAACACGATGTTATTTGGATACCTGCAACATAGACAAGGATTGAAGGTTTTAGAAACTTTTAGGATGATGTTAGACAAAGGCCTTGAGCCAGATGAGGTTACGTTCATAGCAGTTTTATCTGCCTGTAGTTATATGGGCTTTGTAAATGAAGGGAAAGAGTACTTTGATTCCCTGACCAATGTTTTTGGAATAGTACCCACAATTAAGCACTGTGCTTGTATGATTGATATTTTAGGTCGAGCTGGCAAGTTCAATGAAGTTGAAAGCTTTATCAAGGACATGAAGGTTACATCGAATCCCTTGATTTGGGAGACAGTTCTTGGGACTTGTAGAATGCATGGAAATGACAAACTTGGTGAAAGTGCTGCAGAGAAACTCTTCGAACTTAATCCTGGTATAGCCTCCCATTACATATTACTAGCAAATATTTTTGCTGCCAAGGGTAGGTGGGAGGATGTCCGAAGAGTCAGAGCATTGATGACCCATTGTGGTGTTAAGAAAGAACCTGGGTGTAGTTGGGTGATGGTCAATGGTCAAGTGCACATCTTCAGGTCCACTGATGGTTTTCATCCAAAACATGGGGAGATCTATATAAAATTGAAGGAGCTTGTCGAGAAGTCTATTTTAGCAGGATATGTGCCTAAGACAGATCATATACTCAATGATGTCAGTGATGATGAAAAATTAGAACAGCTCTTTCATCATAATGAAAGATTAGCTCTTGCTTTTGCTCTTATTAGCATCAACCCTGTGAAAACAATTCGGATATTCAAAAATTTGCACATATGTGAAGACTGCCATGATTTTATGAAGCTTGTCTCTGGTGTCATAAAACAGGAGATAGTTGTTCGTGATGCAAATTGTTTCCATCACTTCAAAAGCGGCATTTGTTCATGTCAAGACTATTGTTGA